Proteins found in one Desertifilum tharense IPPAS B-1220 genomic segment:
- a CDS encoding single-stranded DNA-binding protein — translation MNSCILMAEIVQEPQLRYTQDSQLEVVEMMVEFSGLRAEDPPSTLKVVGWGNLAREIQESYHQGDRVILEGRLNMNTIDRQEGFKEKRAELTVSRIHSVTAAAQGASRPLVSATTASTARPQSVPEPARAAVGAPAMTSQVPATTPARDSYPDAPAVPDEDDIPF, via the coding sequence ATGAATAGTTGCATTCTCATGGCGGAGATTGTTCAAGAACCGCAATTACGCTATACCCAAGATAGTCAACTGGAAGTAGTGGAAATGATGGTGGAATTTTCTGGCTTGCGGGCTGAAGATCCCCCTTCTACCCTTAAAGTTGTGGGATGGGGCAACCTGGCAAGAGAAATTCAAGAAAGCTACCATCAGGGCGATCGCGTTATCTTAGAAGGCCGCCTGAATATGAATACCATAGACCGACAAGAAGGCTTTAAAGAAAAACGAGCTGAACTCACGGTTTCGCGAATTCATAGCGTAACAGCAGCGGCTCAAGGTGCGTCTCGTCCTTTAGTGAGTGCTACGACGGCTTCCACTGCGCGCCCTCAAAGCGTACCCGAACCAGCGAGAGCGGCGGTTGGTGCGCCTGCAATGACTTCTCAAGTTCCGGCGACAACTCCTGCTCGCGATTCCTACCCCGATGCGCCAGCGGTTCCCGATGAAGATGATATTCCGTTCTAA